One window of uncultured Trichococcus sp. genomic DNA carries:
- a CDS encoding thiamine pyrophosphate-dependent enzyme — protein MLVAEAIVQILEKEGIEDVFGIPGAGINPVYKYLEKSDSIKHMVMRHEEACTHAADGYYRSSGKMAMATCTAGPGATNFITGIYTANIDSIPFLALTGQSVRSQLNKDAFQSVDIVSIAKPIAKGAWCVMDPNDTVDIFREGFRIAREGKPGPILIDLPLDVQMAEIDFDIDSYIPYEIERPAPETDKIKEALQLISEAKAPVMIMGGGVVLSEATSECVELAEMLQLPVITTYMAKGGIPVNHPLNAGHAGIQVGGPLGNKVLSEADVVLGIGCRFTDRHTGDIKVYSEGRKFIHIDIEPSQIGKIIPAEIGIVADAKMAIEALLAEAKQMGTFGAKGLVSELPQLSIDLKRKTDYDSRPIKPQRVFKEMNEVFGDEVMYTTGCGLTQIWSGQLQDINRPRKYLPSGGAGTLGFDIPGAIGASVGAPGIKTVSVLGDFGFTFMVEEIAVAAVNDIPLVVVIVNNAYLGLIRQNQNYGYDFEYAVHMAENQGMMDYVKVAEGFGCEAERVFNPEDIKPALERAYASNKPYVIDIVCEETTDCSMGASITAVREFV, from the coding sequence ATGTTAGTAGCAGAAGCGATTGTACAAATTTTGGAAAAAGAAGGAATTGAAGACGTTTTCGGAATCCCAGGCGCAGGCATCAACCCAGTCTACAAATATTTGGAGAAATCTGATTCGATCAAACATATGGTCATGAGACACGAAGAAGCTTGTACCCACGCAGCAGATGGCTATTACCGTTCCAGCGGAAAAATGGCGATGGCTACTTGTACAGCCGGTCCTGGTGCGACGAATTTCATCACCGGCATCTACACTGCGAATATTGACTCGATTCCATTCTTGGCCTTGACGGGACAATCCGTCAGATCGCAGCTGAACAAGGACGCTTTCCAGTCTGTCGATATCGTGTCGATCGCTAAACCGATCGCAAAAGGCGCTTGGTGCGTCATGGATCCTAACGATACTGTTGATATTTTCCGTGAAGGCTTCCGGATCGCACGCGAAGGCAAACCGGGTCCGATTCTGATCGATTTGCCGCTGGATGTGCAGATGGCCGAAATCGATTTTGACATCGACAGCTACATCCCTTATGAAATCGAAAGACCGGCTCCAGAAACAGACAAAATCAAAGAGGCTCTGCAATTGATTTCGGAAGCGAAAGCGCCTGTCATGATCATGGGCGGGGGCGTCGTCCTTTCCGAAGCAACAAGCGAATGCGTTGAACTGGCTGAAATGCTGCAGTTGCCAGTCATCACAACCTACATGGCGAAAGGCGGCATTCCAGTCAACCATCCATTGAATGCAGGCCATGCGGGTATTCAAGTCGGCGGCCCACTGGGGAACAAGGTCTTGAGCGAAGCGGATGTCGTTCTGGGAATCGGTTGCCGATTCACTGACCGCCACACTGGCGACATCAAAGTGTATTCGGAAGGCCGTAAATTCATTCATATCGACATCGAACCGAGCCAAATCGGCAAAATTATCCCGGCTGAAATCGGCATCGTAGCGGATGCAAAAATGGCGATCGAAGCATTGCTGGCTGAAGCAAAACAAATGGGAACATTCGGAGCGAAAGGTCTTGTATCGGAATTGCCGCAGTTGAGCATCGATCTGAAACGGAAAACCGACTATGACAGCAGACCAATCAAACCACAACGCGTATTCAAAGAGATGAACGAAGTGTTCGGTGATGAAGTGATGTACACGACCGGTTGTGGATTGACGCAAATCTGGTCCGGCCAATTGCAGGACATCAATCGTCCAAGAAAATACTTGCCATCAGGCGGTGCGGGCACTCTAGGATTCGACATTCCAGGCGCAATCGGAGCCTCTGTCGGGGCACCGGGAATCAAGACTGTTTCGGTTTTGGGTGATTTCGGATTCACTTTCATGGTTGAAGAGATCGCTGTTGCGGCAGTCAATGACATTCCATTGGTTGTAGTCATCGTCAACAATGCTTATTTGGGACTGATCCGCCAGAACCAAAATTATGGCTATGATTTTGAATACGCAGTGCACATGGCTGAAAACCAAGGCATGATGGATTACGTTAAGGTAGCAGAAGGCTTCGGCTGCGAAGCGGAGCGCGTCTTCAATCCGGAGGACATCAAACCAGCTTTGGAACGTGCTTATGCATCGAACAAACCTTACGTCATCGATATCGTATGTGAAGAAACGACCGACTGCTCAATGGGAGCAAGCATCACAGCCGTAAGAGAATTCGTATAA
- a CDS encoding TIM barrel protein, producing the protein MIEPMNKYLQIGLIHFMAYPQAMNWKDQGNIVETVKKIVVDDYFDAIEVSHIEKDEDRAAIKKMLDSSHMKVCYGAQPRLLTAGLNPNAIDETERLKAEAILIDSIDEAEYLGAKGIAFLSGKYEEATKAEAFRQLVKTTKTICEYAAKKDMTITLEVFDYDLDKKSLIGPAPYAATFAAEMRSLVENFGLMMDLSHIPQTHETSKYAIQVTKPYITHLHMGNGVVKEGAEAFGDTHPRFGFPNSVNDVPELLDFLRVLQAEGFFDSVNPPVLSFEVKPWQDEDPDIVIANAKRTLNRAWSLL; encoded by the coding sequence ATGATAGAACCAATGAATAAATATCTGCAGATCGGATTGATCCATTTTATGGCCTATCCGCAGGCGATGAACTGGAAGGATCAAGGAAACATCGTAGAGACTGTGAAAAAAATAGTGGTGGATGATTACTTTGACGCTATTGAAGTATCGCATATCGAGAAGGATGAAGACCGTGCGGCAATCAAAAAAATGCTGGATTCCAGCCATATGAAAGTCTGCTATGGAGCTCAGCCACGCTTACTGACGGCCGGATTGAATCCGAATGCCATCGACGAGACGGAACGGCTTAAAGCGGAAGCCATCTTGATCGATTCAATCGATGAAGCGGAATACCTCGGGGCCAAAGGAATTGCGTTCCTTTCCGGAAAATATGAGGAGGCTACGAAGGCAGAAGCTTTCCGACAATTGGTAAAGACGACAAAAACGATCTGCGAATACGCAGCCAAGAAGGACATGACCATCACATTGGAAGTCTTTGATTACGATCTGGATAAGAAATCGTTGATCGGTCCAGCACCTTACGCTGCAACATTTGCCGCTGAGATGCGCAGCCTGGTGGAGAATTTCGGATTGATGATGGACTTGTCCCATATTCCGCAAACGCATGAAACCTCAAAATATGCTATCCAAGTCACGAAGCCTTACATCACCCATCTGCATATGGGCAATGGCGTAGTGAAAGAGGGCGCGGAGGCATTCGGGGATACGCATCCACGCTTCGGTTTCCCGAACAGCGTAAATGACGTTCCAGAATTATTGGACTTCTTGAGAGTATTGCAGGCGGAGGGATTCTTTGACAGCGTGAACCCGCCAGTGCTATCCTTCGAAGTGAAGCCGTGGCAGGATGAAGATCCGGATATCGTCATCGCAAACGCCAAACGGACATTGAATCGTGCGTGGAGCCTGTTATGA
- a CDS encoding D-2-hydroxyacid dehydrogenase: protein MKIVVLDGYTLNPGDLSWERLEKLGECAIYDRTPKDEIVSRIGDASIVFTNKTPLTAEIFAACPNIRYVGVLATGYNVVDTVAAKEHGITVTNIPTYGTASVAQFTFALLLEVCHHVGEHDKAVKQGRWQESGDFCFWDYPLIELAGKKMGIIGFGRIGQAVAKIAIAFGMDVLAYDHYADKSLENEHTTIVELDELLAQSDVVSLHCPLFPETEGIINAAALDKMKSSAILINTSRGPLIVEEDLAAALNAGKLHGAAVDVVSTEPVTEENPLFTAKNCLITPHIAWAPIEARQRLLDIAIDNVAAFLEGKPVNSVS, encoded by the coding sequence ATGAAGATAGTTGTATTGGATGGATATACGTTGAACCCGGGGGATCTCTCCTGGGAACGTCTGGAAAAATTAGGGGAATGCGCCATTTACGATCGCACGCCTAAAGATGAAATCGTCTCACGGATCGGGGATGCTTCGATCGTATTCACAAACAAAACGCCTTTGACAGCTGAAATTTTCGCGGCTTGCCCGAACATCCGCTATGTTGGTGTTCTGGCGACGGGCTACAATGTCGTGGATACCGTGGCTGCCAAAGAGCACGGCATCACCGTGACGAACATTCCGACATATGGAACCGCATCGGTGGCTCAATTCACTTTCGCTTTGCTGCTGGAAGTGTGCCACCATGTAGGCGAGCACGACAAAGCGGTCAAGCAAGGCCGTTGGCAGGAGTCAGGGGATTTCTGCTTCTGGGATTATCCGCTGATCGAATTGGCAGGCAAGAAAATGGGCATCATCGGCTTCGGCCGGATCGGTCAGGCCGTGGCGAAAATCGCCATCGCATTCGGCATGGACGTGTTGGCATATGATCACTATGCTGATAAGAGCCTAGAGAACGAGCACACGACAATCGTGGAGCTGGACGAGCTATTGGCTCAATCGGATGTCGTGTCCTTGCATTGTCCGTTATTCCCGGAAACTGAAGGAATCATCAATGCAGCTGCTTTGGATAAAATGAAATCCAGTGCGATTTTGATCAATACGTCTCGTGGACCGTTGATCGTCGAAGAGGATTTGGCTGCGGCATTGAATGCCGGCAAGTTGCACGGAGCGGCCGTTGATGTCGTTTCGACAGAACCAGTGACGGAAGAAAATCCATTGTTCACTGCGAAAAATTGCCTGATCACACCGCATATCGCCTGGGCCCCGATCGAAGCCAGACAGCGTTTATTGGATATCGCGATTGACAATGTTGCCGCATTTTTGGAAGGAAAGCCAGTGAATAGCGTTTCTTGA
- a CDS encoding glycerate kinase: protein MKLRDDATYIINQSIQAVLPDKAVTNALSKMDIDGKIHIIAIGKAAWRMTKAAVDYLGQQFKGGMVLTKYGHSLGEIERVTIFEAGHPIPDQASIDATTEILQYVSDMPEEDTIIFLISGGGSALFEKTRNNITLAELEDINKQLLNSGANIVEINTIRKHLSEVKGGQFAQLCSPRHIHAIILSDVLGDRLDTIASGPAYPDFSTSAEAQNIVEKYDLKLSESAREALLKETPKSLNNVNNTLIGSVDILCREAVMHAQARGYHTCLMSTAIEEEASAVGERLGELARKIVSGQEDAQLPCAIIAGGEPVVTIKGDGLGGRNQELALAAAFRISGLPQVVLASVGSDGTDGPTDAAGGLVDGASLARMRRSYADVEGLLANNDSNKALASSGDLIITGPTGTNVNDLIILLIDKAPV, encoded by the coding sequence ATGAAACTGAGAGATGATGCAACGTATATCATAAATCAATCGATTCAGGCGGTATTACCAGACAAAGCCGTCACAAATGCTTTGAGTAAGATGGACATAGATGGCAAAATCCACATCATCGCAATCGGGAAAGCTGCTTGGCGCATGACGAAAGCGGCGGTGGATTATCTGGGCCAGCAATTCAAAGGTGGGATGGTTTTGACGAAATATGGCCATTCGCTCGGTGAAATAGAACGGGTGACCATTTTCGAGGCAGGACATCCGATACCGGATCAGGCATCCATCGATGCGACCACTGAGATTTTGCAATATGTATCCGATATGCCGGAAGAAGATACCATCATATTTTTGATTTCCGGCGGCGGTTCCGCGCTGTTTGAAAAAACGCGGAATAATATCACTTTGGCTGAGCTGGAGGATATCAACAAGCAACTTTTGAATAGTGGAGCGAATATCGTCGAAATCAATACGATTCGTAAGCATCTCTCGGAAGTGAAGGGCGGCCAATTTGCCCAGTTGTGTTCTCCTCGTCACATTCATGCCATCATCCTATCTGACGTTTTGGGTGATCGATTGGACACGATCGCCTCCGGTCCGGCTTACCCTGATTTTTCGACGAGCGCAGAGGCGCAGAATATTGTCGAGAAATACGATTTGAAATTGTCGGAAAGTGCACGGGAAGCCTTGCTGAAGGAAACACCTAAATCTTTGAATAACGTAAACAACACCTTGATCGGGAGTGTGGATATTTTATGCCGCGAGGCGGTAATGCATGCACAAGCGCGCGGATACCATACTTGTCTGATGTCGACGGCCATTGAAGAGGAAGCTTCCGCAGTCGGAGAACGTCTTGGGGAACTCGCCAGAAAAATAGTCTCCGGGCAAGAAGATGCCCAACTTCCGTGTGCCATTATTGCCGGAGGTGAGCCTGTCGTTACGATCAAAGGAGATGGGCTAGGGGGGCGAAACCAGGAATTAGCACTGGCTGCAGCTTTTCGGATTTCCGGATTGCCGCAAGTGGTCTTGGCATCGGTCGGATCGGACGGAACGGATGGACCTACGGATGCTGCGGGAGGACTGGTCGATGGCGCCAGCTTAGCGCGCATGAGACGAAGCTACGCGGATGTGGAAGGTTTGTTGGCGAACAATGATTCCAACAAGGCCCTCGCCAGCAGCGGGGATCTGATCATTACGGGTCCTACGGGCACGAACGTGAATGATTTGATCATTTTGCTGATTGATAAAGCGCCGGTCTGA
- a CDS encoding alpha/beta hydrolase, which translates to MKRNPAKGMMKRMNASTETYFVYEGLPLQATFYPAATELPKPLTILYLHGGGLVFGDRNDLPDMYKKMLSDAGYALLAIDYPLAPEAQLPEMMLCLQQALVWFREEGKKLFNLGSADYVLFGRSAGAYLAFQLAARSNESHLKGLASFYGYYSLDDPSFHQPSTYYNTFPKVPTGYLKQLIQKQPLAVGAVTERFPLYLHARQTGKWVPQFLEDKSKIAAFSLTAAELQSLPPVFLTASTADQDVPYQLTQQAAQLIPRNVLHPVLGMPHDFDADLKKSAGRRTYEQFIHWLDGLIKKSS; encoded by the coding sequence GTGAAAAGGAATCCAGCGAAAGGAATGATGAAAAGAATGAATGCTTCAACCGAAACTTACTTTGTATATGAAGGTTTGCCGCTGCAGGCGACGTTTTATCCAGCTGCGACAGAATTACCTAAACCGTTGACAATTCTCTACTTGCATGGGGGCGGGCTGGTATTCGGAGACCGAAATGACCTTCCTGATATGTATAAGAAGATGCTGTCGGATGCCGGATATGCGCTGCTCGCGATTGATTATCCGTTGGCACCGGAAGCCCAATTGCCCGAAATGATGCTTTGCCTGCAGCAAGCCTTGGTTTGGTTCAGAGAGGAAGGGAAAAAATTGTTCAACTTGGGTTCGGCGGATTACGTACTTTTCGGCCGTTCAGCCGGTGCCTACCTGGCCTTTCAGTTGGCAGCCCGCTCCAATGAATCCCATCTGAAAGGATTGGCCAGTTTTTATGGTTACTATTCACTGGATGATCCCTCTTTCCATCAGCCAAGCACTTACTACAACACGTTTCCTAAAGTGCCTACGGGATATTTGAAACAGCTGATACAAAAGCAGCCCCTTGCTGTGGGCGCAGTTACCGAAAGGTTTCCTTTATACCTCCATGCCCGTCAGACCGGAAAATGGGTTCCGCAATTCCTTGAGGACAAGTCAAAAATAGCCGCCTTCAGTCTGACCGCTGCCGAGCTGCAATCATTGCCGCCTGTTTTTCTTACTGCCAGCACAGCAGACCAGGACGTGCCTTACCAATTGACCCAACAAGCTGCTCAGCTGATACCCCGAAATGTGCTCCACCCTGTTCTGGGAATGCCGCACGACTTTGATGCCGACTTGAAAAAGTCTGCCGGTAGGCGCACTTATGAACAATTTATCCACTGGCTTGATGGTTTAATCAAGAAAAGCAGCTAA